A region from the Wansuia hejianensis genome encodes:
- a CDS encoding GatB/YqeY domain-containing protein codes for MELEQLRADMVAAMKAKDKPRKEAVSSLISAVKKAAIDEGCRDEVHPDLVDRVILKELKTVKEQIDTCPDTRADLKAEYQFRYDVIASYAPRQMSEEEVESYIREKFADVVATKNKGMIMKTVMADMKGKTDGKVISQVVAGLCK; via the coding sequence ATGGAACTGGAGCAATTGAGAGCTGATATGGTAGCAGCCATGAAGGCGAAAGACAAACCGAGGAAAGAGGCTGTTTCATCTCTGATTTCTGCGGTTAAAAAGGCAGCGATAGACGAAGGGTGCCGGGATGAGGTTCATCCGGACCTGGTAGACCGGGTGATATTGAAGGAATTGAAGACCGTAAAAGAGCAGATCGACACCTGTCCGGATACCAGAGCGGATTTGAAAGCGGAATACCAGTTCCGTTATGACGTGATCGCTTCTTATGCGCCCAGGCAAATGAGCGAAGAAGAGGTCGAAAGCTATATCCGCGAAAAATTTGCCGATGTGGTGGCTACAAAAAACAAAGGCATGATCATGAAAACTGTCATGGCTGACATGAAAGGAAAGACGGACGGAAAGGTCATCAGTCAGGTGGTAGCCGGGCTCTGTAAATAA
- the fba gene encoding class II fructose-1,6-bisphosphate aldolase, translating into MALVTTTEMFRKAYEGGYAVGAFNVNNMESVQGITEAAGELKSPLILQVSAGARKYAGHIYLLKLVEAALVENDIPIALHLDHGADFAICKSCIDGGFTSVMIDGSRFSLEENIEVTRRVVEYAHSKGTVVEGELGRLAGVEDDVKVNSEDSSYTHPDEVEEFVARTGVDSLAIAIGTSHGAFKFRPGQKPQLRFDILEEVSRRLPGFPIVLHGASSVSQEYVKIIQENGGQLKDAIGIPEDMLRKAARSAVCKINIDSDLRLAMTAGVRAALFAAPSAFDPREYLKAGRADVKTLVKHKITEVLGSAGMA; encoded by the coding sequence ATGGCATTAGTAACGACTACAGAAATGTTCAGGAAAGCTTATGAGGGTGGATATGCGGTCGGCGCGTTCAACGTGAACAATATGGAGAGCGTACAGGGAATCACCGAGGCGGCCGGCGAGCTGAAGTCTCCGCTGATCCTGCAGGTATCCGCAGGGGCCAGGAAATATGCCGGACATATCTATCTGTTGAAGCTGGTGGAGGCCGCTCTGGTTGAGAATGACATACCCATAGCCCTGCATTTGGATCACGGCGCAGATTTTGCAATCTGTAAATCCTGTATAGACGGCGGTTTTACTTCCGTTATGATCGATGGTTCCCGATTCTCATTGGAAGAGAATATAGAAGTTACCCGCAGGGTGGTGGAATACGCCCATTCCAAAGGGACCGTTGTGGAAGGGGAGCTGGGGCGTCTGGCCGGCGTGGAGGATGATGTGAAGGTAAATTCAGAGGACTCTTCCTATACCCATCCGGACGAGGTAGAAGAATTCGTCGCCCGTACCGGCGTTGATTCTCTGGCCATCGCAATCGGCACCAGCCATGGGGCCTTTAAGTTCCGGCCGGGACAGAAGCCGCAGCTGCGTTTTGATATCCTGGAGGAAGTATCCAGGAGGCTGCCAGGCTTTCCGATCGTGCTTCACGGCGCATCCTCCGTGTCTCAGGAATACGTAAAAATCATTCAGGAAAATGGCGGACAGCTGAAGGATGCCATTGGAATTCCGGAAGACATGCTGCGGAAGGCGGCGCGGTCCGCGGTCTGCAAGATAAACATTGATTCTGACCTGAGGCTGGCGATGACAGCCGGAGTAAGGGCTGCTCTTTTTGCAGCGCCTTCTGCCTTTGATCCCCGTGAATATCTGAAAGCGGGGCGGGCAGATGTGAAGACGCTGGTTAAGCATAAAATAACAGAAGTTCTGGGCAGCGCAGGAATGGCCTGA
- a CDS encoding ABC-F family ATP-binding cassette domain-containing protein yields the protein MNVLTAENITKAYSERVLLDRASFSLQQGEKVGVIGVNGMGKSTLLRIIAGAEEPDEGSVVTGNSVKIGYLPQTPSFAEGETVLSAALRDVIETPEDFEKESEAKSLLGRLDFADFDQPVEELSGGQRKRVALVHVLLQPVDILVLDEPTNHLDSSMSGWLEEYLIRFRGTLVMVTHDRYFLDRVSTRIVEVDRGCVYSYPGSYSKYIQLKEERLDMEQASERKRRSILRTELQWLARGARARSTKQKAHIQRIEDMQNVTASQQQGKVEMSSLASRMGRKTMEAREVCKAYGGRTIIDHYNYLFLKGDRIGIIGPNGCGKSTLLKILTGCLEPDSGTVETGPTIRTGYFSQENEYMDESLKAIEYIREVAEYITTEDGKITASALMERFLFDGTQQWTRIEKLSGGEKRRLYLLHILMGAPNILILDEPTNDLDIQTLTILEDYLDTFQGIVIVVSHDRYFLDRTVHRIFAFEEDGKIRQYEGGYSDYLEASRLRQAKEQEIAGAGDKRAGNKGGEITGKTGKRERTKRPREVKLKFSYKEQREFDGIDEEIERLEQKIAVLDQKMAEAATQYAKLNELMQEKDEAEKQLELKMDRWMYLNDLAERIAAQEKS from the coding sequence ATGAATGTACTGACAGCGGAAAATATAACTAAAGCATACAGTGAGAGAGTGCTCCTGGACCGGGCTTCCTTCAGCCTCCAGCAGGGGGAAAAAGTTGGTGTGATCGGCGTCAACGGGATGGGGAAGTCAACGCTGCTGCGGATTATTGCGGGGGCCGAGGAACCGGATGAGGGCAGCGTGGTCACGGGTAATTCCGTGAAGATCGGTTACCTGCCGCAGACGCCGTCCTTTGCTGAGGGAGAGACTGTGCTTTCTGCCGCGCTCAGGGATGTGATTGAAACCCCAGAGGATTTTGAAAAGGAAAGCGAGGCCAAGTCACTGCTTGGCAGGCTGGATTTTGCGGACTTTGATCAGCCGGTGGAAGAGCTGTCTGGCGGACAGAGGAAACGGGTGGCACTGGTCCACGTGCTGCTGCAGCCAGTGGATATTCTTGTGCTGGACGAGCCGACCAACCACCTGGACAGCTCCATGTCCGGATGGCTGGAGGAATACCTGATCCGGTTCCGGGGAACACTTGTGATGGTAACCCACGACCGCTATTTTCTCGACAGGGTATCCACTCGGATCGTAGAGGTAGATAGAGGATGCGTGTACAGCTATCCCGGAAGCTACAGTAAATATATCCAGCTTAAGGAAGAGCGTCTGGATATGGAGCAGGCCAGCGAGCGGAAGCGCCGGAGCATATTGCGCACGGAGCTTCAGTGGCTGGCCAGGGGGGCCAGGGCACGTTCCACTAAGCAAAAGGCCCATATCCAGAGAATTGAGGATATGCAGAATGTGACGGCGTCCCAGCAGCAGGGAAAGGTAGAGATGTCTTCTCTGGCCTCAAGGATGGGCAGGAAGACCATGGAGGCCAGAGAAGTCTGTAAAGCCTATGGCGGAAGAACGATCATTGACCATTATAACTATCTGTTCCTGAAAGGTGACAGGATCGGGATCATCGGACCCAACGGCTGCGGCAAAAGTACGCTGCTGAAGATACTAACCGGCTGTCTGGAACCGGATTCCGGGACGGTGGAAACCGGGCCGACGATCAGGACCGGATATTTCTCTCAGGAAAATGAATACATGGATGAGTCGCTGAAAGCCATTGAGTATATCCGCGAGGTGGCGGAATATATCACCACAGAGGATGGGAAAATAACAGCGTCAGCGCTGATGGAACGCTTTCTTTTTGACGGTACCCAGCAGTGGACTAGGATTGAAAAGCTTTCAGGCGGAGAAAAACGCCGCCTGTATCTGCTCCATATCCTGATGGGCGCGCCCAACATCCTGATACTGGACGAACCCACCAACGACCTGGATATCCAGACCCTGACCATACTGGAGGATTATCTGGACACCTTTCAGGGAATTGTGATCGTCGTTTCTCATGACCGTTATTTTCTGGACCGGACAGTGCACCGGATCTTCGCGTTTGAAGAAGATGGAAAAATCAGACAATATGAAGGCGGTTATTCCGATTATCTGGAAGCCAGCAGACTCCGGCAGGCAAAGGAGCAGGAGATAGCAGGCGCGGGGGATAAGCGGGCAGGAAATAAGGGCGGAGAGATAACCGGAAAGACCGGGAAGCGGGAGCGGACAAAACGGCCCCGCGAGGTGAAGTTGAAATTTTCCTATAAAGAACAGCGTGAATTTGATGGAATAGATGAAGAAATCGAGCGTCTGGAGCAGAAAATTGCCGTGCTGGATCAGAAGATGGCGGAGGCGGCCACCCAATATGCGAAGCTGAATGAATTGATGCAGGAGAAGGATGAGGCGGAGAAACAGCTGGAACTTAAAATGGACCGGTGGATGTATCTGAATGATCTGGCTGAACGGATCGCCGCCCAGGAAAAATCATAA
- a CDS encoding carbohydrate ABC transporter permease produces MMNSKRKKTAKNVVKNGMAWIVSLVMLVPVLLILVNAFKPAEEAIRMNLTLPKEWTLTNFITVIQKGKLGQSFLNSFLYAGSATVITVCLGAMAAYVFSRRRTRRNSAVYMYMVLGIVIPINYVALMKVMQAIRLNNSALGIILLYVAMQLPFTIFLIYGFVSKVPTELDEAAVIDGCGPFRLFFSIILPMLKPSIITAGVLCFLNTWNEFIMPLYFLNSSEKWPVTLAIYNFFGQYETNWNLICADVLLTCLPVIVMYLVCQKYIVGGQTAGAVKG; encoded by the coding sequence ATGATGAACAGTAAAAGAAAAAAGACGGCAAAAAATGTGGTAAAAAACGGGATGGCCTGGATCGTATCCCTGGTGATGCTTGTGCCGGTCCTCCTGATTCTTGTGAATGCCTTTAAGCCGGCGGAAGAAGCCATACGGATGAATCTTACACTGCCGAAAGAATGGACTCTGACGAATTTTATAACCGTTATTCAAAAGGGAAAGCTGGGGCAGAGCTTTCTGAACAGCTTCCTGTACGCCGGCAGCGCCACAGTAATCACCGTGTGTTTGGGAGCCATGGCCGCCTATGTTTTTTCCAGAAGGCGGACCAGGAGAAACAGCGCTGTGTATATGTATATGGTGCTGGGAATAGTGATTCCCATCAATTATGTGGCTTTGATGAAGGTGATGCAGGCGATCCGCCTGAATAACTCGGCCCTGGGAATTATCCTGTTGTATGTGGCGATGCAGCTGCCGTTTACCATTTTTCTGATCTATGGCTTTGTGTCGAAGGTTCCAACGGAGCTGGACGAAGCGGCGGTCATCGATGGATGCGGGCCTTTCCGCCTGTTTTTCAGCATTATACTGCCGATGCTGAAGCCCAGCATTATAACGGCAGGCGTTCTTTGCTTTCTGAATACCTGGAATGAATTTATCATGCCGCTATATTTTTTGAATTCTTCAGAAAAATGGCCTGTCACGCTGGCCATATACAATTTCTTCGGCCAGTATGAGACGAACTGGAATCTGATCTGTGCGGATGTGCTGCTGACCTGTCTGCCGGTAATCGTCATGTATCTGGTCTGTCAGAAATACATCGTGGGCGGTCAGACGGCCGGGGCGGTGAAAGGATAA
- a CDS encoding sensor histidine kinase, which translates to MKRRPVSMQKILSSYFLLITTILLILATIIFSIVQYTYLRSNAIRDIQRTCTAIGEDIDLQLRQMDTICLNTIYSSTIKDAFASYLSTPSEQSYERSQYRELLSDALAAAKGIDSSIRQINLYSIKGGGYGYGNYTGNLDVEASGQPWYGQAVAAHGYRYIPPAATDEQLSVRTGTSRDRYYLSLYRMYYDDYRNPVGFVEAKKYYDVLFDQAFHPSSNYHLTVAVYDAGGNLLFPLSEDSSGLYSYYDRKDSGLTNFYNPNSRQQEYACYSEMTYSDFTVVTAVVQSEFLAPVYRSLIWTVFVFFLLFLLCLFCSSLLSRKLSNPLKTIYHFLSHIDSENQFQEIRMADTGIIEIDKLRNSLNEAMRFQKSATDSMMLLKEQEVQAQMLALQSQMNPHFLYNSLSTIAAMAEEGMTGPVTQMCLNITSILRYISSNREQLSTLEEELEHCDLYLSCMKLRFGGALNYTFDVEDDMLELPIPKLCIQLLVENAIKFTASATPPWNILIRGSLTETSWYVEVRDNGPGFDDAVSSTLRRQMEEIRRNGILPSLKLDGMGILNIFIRFYLIYGNSFYFDFGTLPEGGATITIGGSRND; encoded by the coding sequence ATGAAACGCAGACCGGTCAGCATGCAGAAAATACTTTCTTCTTATTTTCTGCTGATTACAACAATTCTTCTGATCCTGGCAACCATTATTTTTTCCATCGTCCAGTATACTTACCTCCGCTCCAATGCCATACGGGATATCCAGCGGACCTGCACGGCCATAGGCGAAGACATCGACCTGCAGCTCAGGCAGATGGACACCATATGCCTGAACACAATCTATTCCTCTACCATAAAAGATGCCTTCGCTTCTTACCTCTCCACACCGTCAGAACAGTCCTATGAACGTTCCCAATACCGGGAATTACTGTCGGACGCACTGGCGGCGGCCAAGGGAATTGATTCATCCATCCGCCAGATCAACCTGTACAGCATAAAAGGCGGAGGATACGGCTATGGGAATTACACCGGCAACCTGGACGTGGAAGCTTCCGGCCAGCCCTGGTACGGCCAGGCGGTAGCGGCTCACGGATACCGGTATATTCCCCCGGCTGCCACGGATGAGCAGCTGTCTGTGCGCACAGGCACCTCCCGAGACCGTTATTATCTCTCTCTTTACCGCATGTATTACGACGACTATCGGAACCCTGTGGGCTTTGTAGAGGCAAAAAAATACTATGACGTCCTGTTCGATCAGGCCTTTCACCCTTCCAGCAATTATCACCTCACCGTAGCGGTGTACGATGCCGGAGGGAATCTGCTTTTTCCGCTGTCTGAAGACAGCAGCGGGCTGTACTCTTACTATGACAGGAAGGATTCCGGCCTTACAAACTTCTATAATCCCAACTCCCGCCAACAAGAGTATGCCTGTTATTCAGAAATGACCTACAGTGATTTCACGGTGGTAACCGCCGTCGTCCAGTCCGAATTCCTGGCTCCGGTGTACCGCTCCCTGATCTGGACGGTTTTTGTATTTTTTCTGCTGTTTCTGCTCTGCCTGTTCTGTTCCTCGCTTCTCTCCAGAAAGCTGAGCAACCCCTTGAAGACCATCTATCATTTTTTGTCGCATATAGATTCTGAAAACCAGTTTCAGGAGATCCGCATGGCAGATACGGGCATAATAGAAATCGATAAGCTGCGAAACTCGCTCAATGAAGCCATGCGTTTTCAGAAATCCGCAACTGATTCCATGATGCTGCTCAAAGAACAGGAAGTACAAGCCCAGATGCTGGCTCTGCAGTCGCAGATGAATCCGCATTTCCTCTATAATTCCCTGTCCACCATCGCCGCCATGGCAGAGGAGGGCATGACCGGACCAGTCACACAGATGTGCCTGAACATCACTTCCATCCTGCGGTACATATCCTCCAACCGGGAACAGCTTTCCACACTGGAGGAAGAGCTGGAACACTGCGACCTTTATCTGAGCTGCATGAAGCTCAGGTTTGGCGGCGCCCTGAACTACACATTCGACGTGGAGGACGACATGCTGGAACTGCCGATCCCCAAGCTCTGTATCCAGCTGTTGGTGGAAAATGCTATCAAGTTCACGGCCAGCGCCACCCCTCCCTGGAACATTCTCATCCGCGGCTCCCTCACTGAGACTTCCTGGTATGTAGAGGTGAGGGATAACGGACCCGGATTTGACGACGCCGTCAGTTCTACACTCCGCCGCCAGATGGAAGAAATCCGCAGAAACGGTATCCTGCCCAGCTTAAAGCTGGACGGCATGGGGATCCTGAATATTTTCATAAGATTCTATCTTATTTATGGGAATTCTTTTTACTTTGACTTCGGCACGCTCCCGGAAGGCGGAGCGACTATCACAATAGGAGGAAGCAGAAATGACTAA
- a CDS encoding SDR family oxidoreductase, giving the protein MRRDLFSLKHKVAVVTGGYQGIGKVVAGYLADAGADIVIFDLKDASETAEGIRREYGVSAAAYICDVTDPEDVKNKLEAAAEKMGTLDLLFNNAGICLHKEALDCTPEDWRKVVNVNLNGIFFMAQAFGRFLTSHKKTGNIVNTASMSGTIVNIPQGQASYNSSKAGVAHLTKSLAVEWASRGIRVNSISPGYIRTEMTGTVRQDWQDYWVSTIPFGRMGTPDELAGAVIYLLSDASTYTSGLDMVIDGCFTVV; this is encoded by the coding sequence ATGAGGAGGGATTTATTCAGCCTGAAGCATAAGGTTGCAGTTGTGACCGGAGGCTATCAGGGAATCGGCAAGGTGGTCGCTGGGTATCTGGCCGATGCGGGGGCGGATATTGTAATTTTCGATCTGAAGGATGCTTCAGAGACCGCAGAAGGAATCAGGAGGGAATATGGAGTGTCGGCGGCCGCCTATATCTGCGACGTGACAGATCCGGAGGATGTGAAGAATAAGCTGGAAGCCGCGGCGGAAAAGATGGGAACCCTGGATCTCCTATTTAACAACGCCGGAATTTGTCTCCATAAGGAGGCGCTGGACTGTACGCCGGAGGACTGGCGGAAGGTAGTCAATGTAAATCTGAACGGAATTTTCTTCATGGCCCAGGCGTTCGGGAGGTTCCTGACTTCGCACAAGAAAACGGGGAATATCGTTAATACGGCTTCTATGTCGGGAACAATTGTAAATATTCCCCAGGGGCAGGCATCTTATAATTCCTCAAAGGCAGGCGTTGCCCATCTGACGAAATCTCTGGCGGTGGAATGGGCTTCCAGGGGAATACGGGTGAACTCTATTAGTCCCGGATATATCCGGACTGAGATGACCGGAACAGTCAGACAGGACTGGCAGGATTACTGGGTCAGCACAATCCCGTTCGGGAGAATGGGGACGCCGGATGAACTGGCTGGTGCGGTGATTTACCTGCTGTCAGATGCGTCCACTTACACTTCAGGGCTGGATATGGTGATAGATGGCTGCTTTACAGTGGTTTAA
- a CDS encoding response regulator transcription factor, which produces MTKLQHYNILLVEDEALLLQSLIRNINALDAGFRVAFQAADGRKALQVLKNKNVHLVITDIRMPVMDGLALSKLIHEQYPSIFTIVLTGYADFSYAREALKQGVFDYLLKPVTPETLSDALGRVRVQLQKYYELYEDAGLAKRGAEEIIDYAVLYMREHYMDEIDLGQLASEIGFTSAYLTKLFNRFKGETPLKYLTDIRIHEAKRLLLDTTLTISQVGMSVGYPDQFHFSKIFRKYTGQNPTSYRKQNREGGREQD; this is translated from the coding sequence ATGACTAAACTGCAGCATTACAATATCCTGCTGGTGGAGGACGAGGCTCTCCTGCTTCAGTCTCTCATACGCAACATCAACGCGCTGGACGCCGGCTTCCGCGTGGCTTTTCAGGCCGCCGACGGCCGGAAGGCCCTGCAGGTTCTGAAAAATAAAAACGTTCATCTGGTCATAACCGATATCCGCATGCCCGTCATGGACGGCCTGGCACTTTCAAAGCTGATACATGAACAATATCCCAGCATCTTTACAATTGTCCTCACCGGCTACGCCGACTTCAGCTATGCCCGGGAAGCCCTGAAACAGGGCGTCTTCGACTACCTGCTCAAGCCGGTCACACCGGAAACCCTCTCCGATGCGCTGGGACGTGTACGGGTTCAGCTACAGAAGTATTATGAACTCTATGAAGACGCCGGACTGGCAAAGCGCGGGGCGGAAGAAATTATAGACTACGCAGTCCTGTATATGCGCGAACACTATATGGACGAAATTGATCTGGGACAGCTCGCCTCTGAAATAGGTTTTACTTCCGCCTATCTGACAAAGCTTTTTAACCGCTTCAAGGGTGAAACGCCGCTGAAATATCTCACAGACATACGGATTCATGAAGCTAAACGTCTGCTTCTGGATACCACTCTAACCATCAGCCAGGTGGGTATGTCCGTAGGATATCCCGATCAGTTCCATTTCAGCAAAATCTTCCGCAAATATACAGGTCAAAATCCCACCTCCTACCGCAAACAGAACCGCGAGGGCGGCAGGGAACAGGACTGA
- a CDS encoding ABC transporter substrate-binding protein: MKRRLAVTVLCGMLAVSALAGCGEAETAGGSSSGGESKKQEKVTLSLMATPEWVTDAEMELAQQFEEETGIKIDFQIVPGDQYYNVLMTKLNGGEGPDIFGGQSGSYDLVSQYNIEENAIDLTDAPWVEYYNEFEREQTSVNGKIYGVTYFDTTTDFYMVYNKKLFEENGLEIPESFAEFEQVCQKLLDAGVIPVYEPVADGWHHVMWFCEIGGKYEDLRPGLIDQLNNNEITFAEVPEFQEVFDQMNDMAQKGYFGDNYLSDEYANLPMNLGSGEFAMTMAKPGTIAEIAAASDGKYTEEDFGMFLIPTLDNDVLNVHPCGPTRFIYSGGGHIGEAKQYLEYITTKECVQYVIDHDAKIENLPFDLGQQPDYSQYTEDFLDSFEKQGAVFQDVIKYLNPQWNEIGQDVVSMFIGEMTSEDVVKAIDARRATQAEAAGDEAWK; this comes from the coding sequence ATGAAAAGAAGACTTGCAGTAACAGTGTTGTGTGGAATGCTGGCGGTTTCCGCCCTGGCCGGATGCGGCGAGGCTGAAACGGCGGGAGGGTCGTCTTCAGGAGGAGAGAGTAAAAAGCAGGAAAAGGTAACTCTGTCGCTGATGGCGACTCCGGAGTGGGTGACAGATGCTGAAATGGAGCTGGCCCAGCAGTTTGAAGAGGAGACGGGCATTAAGATTGATTTCCAGATTGTGCCGGGCGACCAGTATTATAACGTGCTGATGACGAAGCTGAACGGAGGGGAGGGCCCTGATATATTCGGCGGCCAGTCAGGCTCCTACGACCTGGTGTCTCAATACAATATAGAAGAAAACGCAATAGATCTCACAGATGCCCCCTGGGTGGAGTATTATAACGAATTTGAACGGGAACAAACTTCTGTGAACGGAAAGATATACGGCGTTACATATTTTGATACGACGACAGATTTTTATATGGTCTACAACAAAAAGCTTTTTGAAGAAAATGGCCTGGAGATCCCAGAAAGCTTTGCTGAATTTGAGCAGGTATGCCAGAAGCTGCTGGACGCGGGAGTGATTCCGGTCTATGAGCCGGTTGCCGACGGCTGGCACCACGTGATGTGGTTCTGCGAAATCGGCGGAAAATATGAAGACTTGAGGCCTGGCCTCATTGACCAGTTAAACAATAATGAGATCACCTTTGCCGAAGTGCCTGAGTTCCAGGAGGTATTTGACCAGATGAATGATATGGCCCAGAAGGGCTACTTTGGAGACAACTATCTGTCGGACGAATATGCCAACCTTCCGATGAACCTGGGAAGCGGTGAATTTGCCATGACCATGGCGAAGCCGGGAACGATCGCTGAGATAGCCGCGGCGTCTGACGGTAAGTATACGGAAGAGGATTTCGGCATGTTTCTGATTCCCACACTGGATAATGACGTTCTGAACGTACACCCCTGCGGGCCTACCAGGTTTATCTATTCAGGAGGCGGGCATATTGGGGAAGCGAAGCAGTATCTGGAATATATCACCACGAAAGAATGCGTGCAGTATGTCATTGATCATGACGCGAAGATAGAAAATCTGCCCTTTGATCTGGGACAGCAGCCAGATTACAGCCAGTATACGGAAGACTTTCTGGATTCATTTGAAAAGCAGGGCGCGGTATTCCAGGATGTGATTAAATATCTGAATCCCCAGTGGAATGAGATCGGACAGGATGTGGTATCCATGTTCATTGGTGAGATGACTTCTGAAGATGTGGTAAAGGCGATTGATGCGAGACGGGCTACACAGGCGGAGGCGGCCGGAGATGAAGCCTGGAAATAA
- a CDS encoding carbohydrate ABC transporter permease, with protein MKKAKLYPWYFAIGALVIYTALCVVPGIIGIGYSFTDWSSYSKEVHFVGMKNFQKIFSADTDYLRFITNTLLFTVVTTVAKTGLGLLFAVILSRNIKLKNFHRGVMYLPSVLSVLVVGMVFSCILNPKVGFLNEFLRGIGLGGLTQQWLTNPRIAFFSVMMVDIWRGTGYIMTMLIVGILAIPRGYYEAASIDGASGWQKFRFITLPMLKQTLAVAIVLNVLYGLKVFDMVYAMTNGGPGHTTEVMYTAVFKLFSQGLYAEGTTMSSIMFVFMVIVGFFLIRVLTKDEVQE; from the coding sequence GTGAAAAAGGCAAAATTGTATCCGTGGTATTTTGCTATCGGAGCGCTGGTGATTTATACGGCACTCTGTGTGGTTCCGGGGATTATCGGTATCGGCTATTCTTTTACAGACTGGTCGTCCTATTCGAAAGAGGTTCATTTTGTAGGAATGAAAAATTTCCAGAAGATCTTCAGCGCCGATACGGATTATCTGAGATTTATCACGAACACGCTGCTGTTCACAGTGGTCACAACGGTGGCGAAGACAGGCTTGGGGCTTCTGTTCGCTGTCATACTGAGCAGGAACATCAAGCTGAAGAATTTTCACAGGGGTGTGATGTACCTGCCCTCTGTGCTGTCGGTACTGGTGGTCGGCATGGTGTTTAGCTGTATCTTGAATCCAAAGGTTGGATTTCTGAATGAATTTTTAAGGGGAATCGGGCTGGGAGGGCTGACGCAGCAGTGGCTGACCAATCCGCGCATTGCATTTTTTTCTGTGATGATGGTAGATATCTGGAGAGGGACAGGCTACATTATGACGATGCTGATCGTGGGCATCCTGGCAATACCCAGGGGCTATTATGAGGCGGCGTCCATCGACGGGGCAAGCGGCTGGCAGAAATTCCGCTTTATTACGCTGCCTATGCTGAAGCAGACTCTGGCCGTGGCAATCGTGCTGAATGTCCTATATGGCCTGAAGGTGTTCGATATGGTATATGCCATGACAAACGGAGGGCCCGGGCACACCACAGAGGTTATGTACACCGCTGTATTCAAGCTGTTCTCCCAGGGATTGTACGCGGAGGGCACCACGATGAGTTCCATCATGTTTGTTTTCATGGTAATTGTCGGATTCTTCCTGATCCGCGTGCTGACGAAAGATGAGGTGCAGGAATGA
- a CDS encoding DMT family transporter: MNTWNRHRRGIMFIIMAAFFFALMSFFIRLSGDLPTMQKSFFRNAVASVAAAAMLGRSKEKFRVRKGSLPWLLIRSAAGTVGLIANYYAIDHMNISDANMLNKLSPFFAIIASIFVLKEKVSKTEWVAVFIAFGSCA; the protein is encoded by the coding sequence ATGAACACTTGGAACAGGCATAGAAGAGGAATCATGTTTATCATCATGGCGGCATTCTTTTTTGCGCTGATGAGTTTTTTTATCCGGCTTTCCGGTGATTTGCCTACGATGCAGAAGAGCTTTTTCAGAAATGCGGTAGCTTCTGTAGCCGCCGCGGCGATGCTGGGCAGGAGTAAAGAAAAGTTCAGGGTCCGGAAGGGCAGCCTTCCCTGGCTGCTGATCCGCTCCGCGGCAGGGACTGTGGGGCTTATCGCCAATTATTATGCCATCGATCATATGAATATCTCGGATGCGAACATGCTCAACAAACTGTCGCCTTTTTTTGCCATTATTGCTTCGATATTTGTGCTGAAGGAAAAAGTCAGCAAAACTGAATGGGTTGCGGTATTCATAGCTTTTGGTTCCTGTGCCTGA